One genomic window of Amphiura filiformis chromosome 3, Afil_fr2py, whole genome shotgun sequence includes the following:
- the LOC140147849 gene encoding kelch-like protein 15 isoform X2 → MASKMNSATLDQMERVGDDSYTPHLALGLSQLREQGTFCDITIILGNQQFQAHKAVLSASSSYFMSMFTSGFQESKRSEVTIDGSAESFTQLLEFAYTGYFHLSPANVCGVFRMACYMDFTHAIKVCVDYLMKVHQVIDLEDVFEMYFLAESHKDMTELVERLRLRLLSNFKAVVETKYFLQHANKEFIVTCLSAEEIETETSQEEEILQSTLNWLRYDWNQRKVHTTDLLKKIRLGLVPFDRLKQILGDEILAIPECKEMIEEVAKVHATKESARIPLNQSHPDMFATRNTITAPVSLKKDFIDDRDDCILFLHYRTKTGFYKLNCIPELPCTYPPFGFLQTAYVGYGFQTLVVGNQFYVAGGYKFELDVDGQPNPERHFLKYNFETNKWTVLPSMLGNHCVPELVELNGYIYAISATTDRRSSDSVERFSIVNEEWEMVSPLINSLCNVRGLSCNGCIFVTGKDRYEDKCMMYKPTENMWIPAVIILKEKEVELPLFNIKWFAVYKNACYCLRRASYVRYRQLQVQSVICNVESEVPSITLADPVDEDKIFGLDVMPFWPHPQYATFDKFKLGGSLCEEEHI, encoded by the exons ATGGCTAGTAAAATGAACAGTGCAACTCTAGATCAAATGGAGCGTGTAGGTGATGACTCTTATACACCTCATCTGGCTCTTGGCCTCAGTCAACTCAGAGAACAAGGCACATTCTGTGACATTACTATCATCCTTGGAAATCAGCAATTCCAAGCTCACAAAGCTGTGTTGAGTGCAAGCAGTAGCTACTTCATGAGTATGTTCACTTCAGGATTTCAAGAAAGCAAGAGGTCAGAGGTCACCATTGATGGTTCAGCAGAGAGTTTCACCCAGCTGCTGGAGTTTGCTTACACTGGCTACTTCCATCTATCTCCAGCCAATGTGTGTGGTGTCTTCAGAATGGCCTGCTATATGGACTTCACACATGCAATCAAAGTGTGTGTTGACTATCTCATGAAAGTGCATCAAGTCATCGACTTAGAAGATGTCTTTGAGATGTATTTTCTGGCAGAAAGCCATAAAGACATGACAGAGCTAGTAGAAAGACTACGCCTACGTCTACTAAGCAATTTCAAGGCGGTCGTAGAGACTAAGTATTTCTTACAACATGCTAACAAGGAGTTTATTGTGACCTGTTTGAGTGCTGAAGAAATTGAAACTGAGACATCACAAGAGGAAGAG ATTCTACAGAGTACCTTAAACTGGCTGAGATATGACTGGAACCAGCGAAAGGTGCACACCACTGACCTCTTGAAGAAGATCCGTCTTGGTTTGGTACCATTTGACAGACTCAAGCAGATCCTTGGTGATGAGATACTAGCCATACCAGAATGTAAGGAAATGATTGAGGAGGTTGCCAAGGTGCATGCTACTAAGGAGAGTGCTAGGATACCATTGAATCAGAGTCACCCAGACATGTTTGCTACTAGAAACACTATCACA GCACCAGTATCTCTGAAGAAGGACTTTATCGATGACCGAGATGACTGTATACTATTCCTACATTATAGAACAAAGACAGGCTTTTATAAACTCAATTGCATCCCTGAACTTCCATGCACATATCCACCGTTTGGCTTCCTTCAAACTGCATATGTGGGTTATGGCTTCCAGACACTTGTTGTTGGAAATCAGTTTTATGTCGCAGGTGGGTATAAGTTTGAGCTGGATGTGGATGGTCAGCCAAACCCTGAGAGACATTTCCTCAAGTATAATTTTGAAACCAATAAGTGGACTGTTCTCCCTTCAATGTTAGGGAATCATTGTGTTCCAGAACTGGTTGAGTTAAATGGATATATCTATGCAATCAGTGCAACTACTGATAGAAGAAGCAGTGACAGCGTTGAACGCTTCAGTATTGTCAATGAAGAATGGGAGATGGTCAGCCCATTGATTAATTCACTTTGTAATGTGCGAGGTCTGTCTTGTAATGGCTGCATATTTGTAACAGGTAAAGATAGATATGAAGATAAATGTATGATGTACAAGCCTACGGAAAACATGTGGATTCCAGCAGTTATTATTCTCAAGGAGAAAGAGGTTGAGCTTCCATTGTTTAATATCAAGTGGTTTGCAGTGTACAAAAATGCCTGTTACTGCTTAAGAAGGGCAAGTTATGTGAGATATAGACAGCTTCAAGTACAAAGTGTCATTTGCAATGTTGAGAGTGAAGTTCCTTCCATCACCTTAGCAGACCCAGTTGATGAAGACAAAATATTTGGCTTAGATGTTATGCCCTTTTGGCCACATCCGCAGTATGCCACATTTGACAAATTTAAACTAGGAGGGTCACTCTGTGAAGAAGAGCATATATAA
- the LOC140147849 gene encoding ectoderm-neural cortex protein 1-like isoform X4: MASKMNSATLDQMERVGDDSYTPHLALGLSQLREQGTFCDITIILGNQQFQAHKAVLSASSSYFMSMFTSGFQESKRSEVTIDGSAESFTQLLEFAYTGYFHLSPANVCGVFRMACYMDFTHAIKVCVDYLMKVHQVIDLEDVFEMYFLAESHKDMTELVERLRLRLLSNFKAVVETKYFLQHANKEFIVTCLSAEEIETETSQEEEILQSTLNWLRYDWNQRKVHTTDLLKKIRLGLVPFDRLKQILGDEILAIPECKEMIEEVAKVHATKESARIPLNQSHPDMFATRNTITAQVSMKWDIIKNRDDDILFLHYRTKAGLNRLNRIPELPCTYPSYDFLEETYGGHGFNTLAVGNQLYVAGGYKSELDEDGTSISEEGLYR; this comes from the exons ATGGCTAGTAAAATGAACAGTGCAACTCTAGATCAAATGGAGCGTGTAGGTGATGACTCTTATACACCTCATCTGGCTCTTGGCCTCAGTCAACTCAGAGAACAAGGCACATTCTGTGACATTACTATCATCCTTGGAAATCAGCAATTCCAAGCTCACAAAGCTGTGTTGAGTGCAAGCAGTAGCTACTTCATGAGTATGTTCACTTCAGGATTTCAAGAAAGCAAGAGGTCAGAGGTCACCATTGATGGTTCAGCAGAGAGTTTCACCCAGCTGCTGGAGTTTGCTTACACTGGCTACTTCCATCTATCTCCAGCCAATGTGTGTGGTGTCTTCAGAATGGCCTGCTATATGGACTTCACACATGCAATCAAAGTGTGTGTTGACTATCTCATGAAAGTGCATCAAGTCATCGACTTAGAAGATGTCTTTGAGATGTATTTTCTGGCAGAAAGCCATAAAGACATGACAGAGCTAGTAGAAAGACTACGCCTACGTCTACTAAGCAATTTCAAGGCGGTCGTAGAGACTAAGTATTTCTTACAACATGCTAACAAGGAGTTTATTGTGACCTGTTTGAGTGCTGAAGAAATTGAAACTGAGACATCACAAGAGGAAGAG ATTCTACAGAGTACCTTAAACTGGCTGAGATATGACTGGAACCAGCGAAAGGTGCACACCACTGACCTCTTGAAGAAGATCCGTCTTGGTTTGGTACCATTTGACAGACTCAAGCAGATCCTTGGTGATGAGATACTAGCCATACCAGAATGTAAGGAAATGATTGAGGAGGTTGCCAAGGTGCATGCTACTAAGGAGAGTGCTAGGATACCATTGAATCAGAGTCACCCAGACATGTTTGCTACTAGAAACACTATCACA GCACAAGTATCCATGAAATGGGACATTATCAAGAACCGAGATGACGATATACTATTCCTACATTATAGAACAAAAGCAGGCTTAAATAGACTCAATCGCATCCCTGAACTTCCATGCACATATCCGTCATATGACTTCCTTGAAGAGACATATGGGGGTCATGGCTTCAATACACTCGCTGTTGGAAATCAGTTATATGTTGCAGGTGGTTACAAGAGTGAGCTGGATGAGGATG GCACCAGTATCTCTGAAGAAGGACTTTATCGATGA
- the LOC140147849 gene encoding kelch-like protein 15 isoform X1 produces the protein MASKMNSATLDQMERVGDDSYTPHLALGLSQLREQGTFCDITIILGNQQFQAHKAVLSASSSYFMSMFTSGFQESKRSEVTIDGSAESFTQLLEFAYTGYFHLSPANVCGVFRMACYMDFTHAIKVCVDYLMKVHQVIDLEDVFEMYFLAESHKDMTELVERLRLRLLSNFKAVVETKYFLQHANKEFIVTCLSAEEIETETSQEEEILQSTLNWLRYDWNQRKVHTTDLLKKIRLGLVPFDRLKQILGDEILAIPECKEMIEEVAKVHATKESARIPLNQSHPDMFATRNTITAPVSMKRDFVDDQDDNILFLQYRTKTGLNRLNRIPDLPCTYPSYDILEEANAGNGFNQLVIGNQLYAAGGYKSELDEDGELLYERHFLKYNFETNKWTVLPSMLRNHHVPELVELDGYIYAISGTTYENSDCVERFSIVNEEWEMVSPLITSLCQVRGLSFKGCIFVTGKDKLHRLEDKCMMYNPTENVWSPAVIILKEKEVELPSFNIRWFVEHKNAYYCYRTAIYEGYPRKLQVQRVICNVESEVPSITLAEPVGAEELFGFRFAAFEPQPQYVTFDKCKLGWSPCEELRPLG, from the exons ATGGCTAGTAAAATGAACAGTGCAACTCTAGATCAAATGGAGCGTGTAGGTGATGACTCTTATACACCTCATCTGGCTCTTGGCCTCAGTCAACTCAGAGAACAAGGCACATTCTGTGACATTACTATCATCCTTGGAAATCAGCAATTCCAAGCTCACAAAGCTGTGTTGAGTGCAAGCAGTAGCTACTTCATGAGTATGTTCACTTCAGGATTTCAAGAAAGCAAGAGGTCAGAGGTCACCATTGATGGTTCAGCAGAGAGTTTCACCCAGCTGCTGGAGTTTGCTTACACTGGCTACTTCCATCTATCTCCAGCCAATGTGTGTGGTGTCTTCAGAATGGCCTGCTATATGGACTTCACACATGCAATCAAAGTGTGTGTTGACTATCTCATGAAAGTGCATCAAGTCATCGACTTAGAAGATGTCTTTGAGATGTATTTTCTGGCAGAAAGCCATAAAGACATGACAGAGCTAGTAGAAAGACTACGCCTACGTCTACTAAGCAATTTCAAGGCGGTCGTAGAGACTAAGTATTTCTTACAACATGCTAACAAGGAGTTTATTGTGACCTGTTTGAGTGCTGAAGAAATTGAAACTGAGACATCACAAGAGGAAGAG ATTCTACAGAGTACCTTAAACTGGCTGAGATATGACTGGAACCAGCGAAAGGTGCACACCACTGACCTCTTGAAGAAGATCCGTCTTGGTTTGGTACCATTTGACAGACTCAAGCAGATCCTTGGTGATGAGATACTAGCCATACCAGAATGTAAGGAAATGATTGAGGAGGTTGCCAAGGTGCATGCTACTAAGGAGAGTGCTAGGATACCATTGAATCAGAGTCACCCAGACATGTTTGCTACTAGAAACACTATCACA gCACCAGTATCCATGAAGAGGGACTTTGTCGATGACCAAGATGACAATATACTATTCCTACAGTATAGAACAAAGACAGGCTTAAATAGACTCAATCGCATCCCTGACCTTCCATGCACATATCCGTCATATGACATCCTTGAAGAGGCAAATGCGGGGAATGGCTTCAATCAACTTGTTATTGGAAATCAGTTATATGCTGCAGGTGGTTACAAGAGTGAACTGGATGAGGATGGTGAGCTACTTTATGAGAGGCATTTCCTCAAATATAATTTCGAAACCAACAAGTGGACTGTTCTCCCTTCAATGTTAAGGAATCATCATGTTCCAGAACTGGTTGAGTTAGATGGATATATCTATGCAATCAGTGGAACTACTTATGAAAACAGTGACTGTGTTGAGCGCTTCAGCATTGTCAATGAAGAATGGGAGATGGTCAGTCCTTTGATTACTTCACTTTGTCAAGTGCGTGGTTTATCTTTTAAAGGCTGCATATTTGTAACAGGTAAAGACAAATTGCACAGACTTGAAGATAAATGTATGATGTACAATCCTACAGAAAACGTGTGGAGTCCAGCAGTTATTATTCTCAAGGAGAAAGAGGTTGAGCTCCCATCATTTAATATCAGATGGTTTGTAGAGCACAAAAATGCCTATTACTGCTACAGAACTGCAATTTATGAGGGATATCCTAGAAAGCTTCAAGTACAAAGAGTCATATGCAATGTTGAGAGTGAAGTACCATCAATCACCTTAGCAGAGCCAGTTGGTGCAGAGGAATTATTTGGCTTTCGTTTTGCGGCCTTTGAGCCGCAGCCACAGTATGTCACATTTGACAAATGTAAACTGGGCTGGTCACCCTGTGAAGAGCTGAGACCATTAGGCTGA
- the LOC140147849 gene encoding kelch-like protein 15 isoform X3, whose protein sequence is MASKMNSATLDQMERVGDDSYTPHLALGLSQLREQGTFCDITIILGNQQFQAHKAVLSASSSYFMSMFTSGFQESKRSEVTIDGSAESFTQLLEFAYTGYFHLSPANVCGVFRMACYMDFTHAIKVCVDYLMKVHQVIDLEDVFEMYFLAESHKDMTELVERLRLRLLSNFKAVVETKYFLQHANKEFIVTCLSAEEIETETSQEEEILQSTLNWLRYDWNQRKVHTTDLLKKIRLGLVPFDRLKQILGDEILAIPECKEMIEEVAKVHATKESARIPLNQSHPDMFATRNTITASVFMEQDDDDIMFIHYRTKTSCYRLNHVPDLPCDSFCFSILAAANQLYVACGYKSELDEEDELIPEKHFLKYNFETNKWTVLPSMLRNHYIPELVELDGYIYAISGTSYREYSDSVERFSIVNEEWEMVSPLITSLSRVCGLSCNGCIFVTGKDGYEDKCMMYKPTENIWIPAVVILKDSLPKEVQSPLFNIKWFVVHENECYCYRTANFERYMKRQVHRVICNVESEVPSITLADPVDAEETFGMYFEHFWPRPEYVTFDKCKLGWSLCEEGYIY, encoded by the exons ATGGCTAGTAAAATGAACAGTGCAACTCTAGATCAAATGGAGCGTGTAGGTGATGACTCTTATACACCTCATCTGGCTCTTGGCCTCAGTCAACTCAGAGAACAAGGCACATTCTGTGACATTACTATCATCCTTGGAAATCAGCAATTCCAAGCTCACAAAGCTGTGTTGAGTGCAAGCAGTAGCTACTTCATGAGTATGTTCACTTCAGGATTTCAAGAAAGCAAGAGGTCAGAGGTCACCATTGATGGTTCAGCAGAGAGTTTCACCCAGCTGCTGGAGTTTGCTTACACTGGCTACTTCCATCTATCTCCAGCCAATGTGTGTGGTGTCTTCAGAATGGCCTGCTATATGGACTTCACACATGCAATCAAAGTGTGTGTTGACTATCTCATGAAAGTGCATCAAGTCATCGACTTAGAAGATGTCTTTGAGATGTATTTTCTGGCAGAAAGCCATAAAGACATGACAGAGCTAGTAGAAAGACTACGCCTACGTCTACTAAGCAATTTCAAGGCGGTCGTAGAGACTAAGTATTTCTTACAACATGCTAACAAGGAGTTTATTGTGACCTGTTTGAGTGCTGAAGAAATTGAAACTGAGACATCACAAGAGGAAGAG ATTCTACAGAGTACCTTAAACTGGCTGAGATATGACTGGAACCAGCGAAAGGTGCACACCACTGACCTCTTGAAGAAGATCCGTCTTGGTTTGGTACCATTTGACAGACTCAAGCAGATCCTTGGTGATGAGATACTAGCCATACCAGAATGTAAGGAAATGATTGAGGAGGTTGCCAAGGTGCATGCTACTAAGGAGAGTGCTAGGATACCATTGAATCAGAGTCACCCAGACATGTTTGCTACTAGAAACACTATCACA GCATCAGTTTTCATGGAGCAGGATGATGACGATATAATGTTCATACACTATAGAACAAAGACAAGCTGTTATAGACTCAATCACGTTCCTGATCTTCCATGTGACAGTTTTTGCTTCAGTATACTCGCTGCTGCAAATCAATTATATGTTGCATGTGGTTACAAGAGTGAGTTGGATGAGGAGGATGAGCTAATCCCTGAGAAGCATTTCCTGAAGTATAATTTTGAAACCAACAAATGGACTGTGCTCCCTTCAATGTTAAGGAATCATTACATTCCAGAACTGGTTGAGTTAGATGGATATATCTATGCAATCAGTGGAACTTCTTATAGAGAATACAGCGACAGTGTTGAACGCTTCAGCATTGTCAATGAAGAATGGGAGATGGTCAGTCCTTTGATTACTTCACTTTCTCGAGTGTGTGGTTTATCTTGTAATGGCTGCATATTTGTAACAGGTAAAGATGGATATGAAGATAAATGTATGATGTACAAACCTACAGAAAACATATGGATTCCAGCAGTTGTCATTCTCAAGGACTCATTGCCAAAAGAGGTTCAGTCCCCATTGTTTAATATCAAATGGTTTGTAGTACACGAAAATGAATGTTACTGCTACAGAACTGCAAATTTTGAGAGATATATGAAGCGTCAAGTACATAGAGTCATTTGCAATGTTGAGAGTGAAGTTCCATCCATCACCTTAGCAGACCCAGTTGACGCAGAGGAAACATTTGGCATGTATTTTGAGCACTTTTGGCCACGTCCGGAGTATGTCACATTTGACAAATGTAAACTAGGATGGTCACTCTGTGAAGAGGGTTACATCTATTAA